A region from the Triticum aestivum cultivar Chinese Spring chromosome 3D, IWGSC CS RefSeq v2.1, whole genome shotgun sequence genome encodes:
- the LOC123073768 gene encoding Bowman-Birk type bran trypsin inhibitor: MERSVANILLVLSLVAALAVAGRPAGTSGEVAAIRLPSDGKGLGGDATALGAAMKKVLEEDERPWACCDHTQCLRVLPRACLCHDTVAQCASACQHCDEVSPGRYVCLDIHEGWPGPKCTHDDEVDVAGAGN; this comes from the exons ATGGAGAGAAGCGTCGCCAACATCCTGCTGGTGCTTTCGCTCGTGGCGGCCCTCGCGGTCGCCGGCCGCCCCGccggtacctccggcgaggtggCAGCCATTCGCCTCCCGAGCGACGGCAAAG GTCTTGGTGGTGATGCAACAGCACTAGGGGCGGCCATGAAGAAGGTCCTCGAGGAAGACGAGAGGCCGTGGGCATGCTGCGACCACACCCAGTGCCTGAGGGTGCTACCGAGGGCCTGCCTCTGCCACGACACGGTGGCGCAGTGCGCCAGCGCGTGCCAGCACTGCGACGAGGTCAGCCCTGGCCGCTACGTTTGCCTGGATATACACGAAGGTTGGCCCGGCCCAAAGTGCACGCACGATGACGAAGTGGACGTCGCCGGCGCCGGCAACTAG
- the LOC123073769 gene encoding uncharacterized protein: MNPGLADEVATEIGAEKRRPWKCCDSPLCSRSIPPRCRCMDAVEHCDEACTRCEASQSDSSKHVCNDRYHGWPGPNCTDPDDIPSGPGVSGPPVVSQATEAGEETSVVGGEEKPRPWKCCDEAICTMSFPPICFCRDRVKKCAKTCNKCDKDESDASRHVCGDSYFGWPGPRCTNPDDGHVPSGPGVSGPPVVGQEAAVSEEIAVDGEKPRPWKCCDQTLCTRSAPPTCFCHDKVKKCAKTCKNCLKDESGTSLRVCGDPYFGWPGAKCHKI; encoded by the exons ATGAATCCAGGTCTTGCTGATGAAGTAGCGACGGAGATCGGCGCCGAGAAGAGGAGGCCGTGGAAGTGCTGCGACAGCCCGTTGTGCAGCAGGTCGATCCCGCCGCGGTGCCGCTGCATGGACGCCGTCGAGCACTGCGACGAGGCCTGCACCCGCTGCGAGGCGTCCCAGTCCGACTCTTCCAAGCACGTCTGCAACGACCGGTACCACGGCTGGCCCGGGCCCAACTGCACCGACCCCGACGACATCCCAAGCG GTCCAGGGGTCTCTGGTCCGCCGGTTGTCAGTCAAGCGACGGAGGCGGGGGAGGAGACCAGCGTCGTCGGCGGCGAGGAGAAGCCGAGGCCGTGGAAGTGCTGCGACGAGGCCATATGCACCATGTCGTTCCCGCCGATCTGCTTCTGCCGCGACAGGGTGAAGAAGTGCGCCAAGACCTGCAACAAGTGCGACAAGGACGAGTCCGACGCTTCCCGCCACGTGTGCGGCGACTCCTACTTCGGCTGGCCCGGGCCCAGGTGCACCAACCCTGACGACGGCCACGTCCCAAGTG GTCCAGGAGTTTCTGGTCCGCCGGTCGTCGGTCAGGAAGCAGCTGTTAGCGAGGAGATCGCCGTCGACGGCGAGAAGCCGAGGCCATGGAAGTGCTGCGACCAGACCCTGTGCACCAGGTCTGCCCCGCCGACCTGTTTCTGCCACGACAAGGTGAAGAAGTGCGCCAAGACTTGCAAGAACTGCCTCAAGGACGAGTCGGGCACTTCCCTCCGCGTGTGTGGCGACCCTTACTTCGGCTGGCCCGGGGCCAAGTGCCACAAGATCTAA
- the LOC123073771 gene encoding Bowman-Birk type bran trypsin inhibitor → MDTTTMKRSTATILLLMLSLVSLASAGDVDNTIRLPSDGKGIPDEASMALTGAREKLGGEERPWECCDRTICTRSMPPLCLCLDQVERCAAACKRCEPADSDRSLYVCRDQYFGDPGPSCTDGDAVAAAGGN, encoded by the exons ATGGACACTACCACCATGAAGAGATCCACAGCTACCATCCTCCTGCTGATGCTTTCGCTCGTGTCCCTCGCTTCTGCCGGCGACGTGGACAACACCATCCGCCTCCCGAGCGACGGCAAAG GAATTCCTGATGAAGCGAGCATGGCGCTGACCGGGGCGAGGGAGAAGCTGGGCGGCGAGGAGAGGCCGTGGGAATGCTGCGACCGGACCATCTGCACCAGGTCGATGCCGCCGCTCTGCCTCTGCCTGGACCAGGTCGAGCGATGCGCCGCCGCGTGCAAGCGCTGCGAGCCGGCCGACTCTGACCGGTCCCTCTACGTGTGCCGCGACCAGTACTTCGGCGACCCCGGGCCCAGCTGCACCGACGGCGACGCCGTTGCCGCCGCCGGCGGTAACTAG